In Scleropages formosus chromosome 18, fSclFor1.1, whole genome shotgun sequence, one DNA window encodes the following:
- the uts2r3 gene encoding urotensin-2 receptor, whose amino-acid sequence MDLSNSISHSPSPGPSHMLPLLNLSLPSSSPSLSPSPSLASTALFCSLLSLMSLLGIGGNLYAMGLLLQRRRGRQRQDTGCFCLGQLCPATSSPCSRASSLPSPSASSSSSSSSSLYLQVLSLALADLLYLSTTPFIVYDSLAADWAFGELGCRLLLSLDLLTMHASIFTLTAMSLDRYRAVADPLATSSSPSSGLLRVILAWGMALALSLPMMITLHLEDGENQEGKLCVPAWDEQSSKVYMSVLFCTSILGPGLAIGALYTALGRLYWVSQTHPPWASTSAYPPRAPRPKVLLLILGIVLAFWACFLPFWIWQLLPLYRPEALRSIPTSTQVTVNRILTGLTYGNSCVNPFFYTLLTGKHRRSRQMLATGAQLCHKESPLH is encoded by the coding sequence ATGGATCTCTCTAACAGCATCTCTCACTCCCCCTCCCCTGGTCCTTCTCACATGCTCCCGCTACTAAATTTGTCTCTCCCGTCTTCCTCGCCGTCCCTCTCCCCATCCCCAAGCCTGGCTTCCACAGCCCTCTTCTGCTCCCTGCTCTCCCTCATGTCCCTCCTGGGCATCGGAGGAAACCTCTACGCCATGGGCCTGCTTCTTCAACGCAGGAGAGGAAGGCAACGGCAGGACACAGGCTGCTTCTGTTTAGGACAACTCTGTCCAGCCACCTCCTCTCCCTGCTCCAGAGCTTCCTCACTGCCTTCACCCTCTGCCTCCTCTtcgtcttcctcttcctcctccctctaCCTTCAGGTCTTGAGCCTTGCTTTAGCCGACCTCCTCTACCTGTCCACCACCCCCTTCATCGTGTACGACAGCCTGGCAGCCGACTGGGCATTCGGGGAACTGGGCTGCCGACTCCTGCTCAGTTTGGACCTCCTCACGATGCATGCCAGCATCTTCACCCTGACCGCTATGAGTCTGGACCGCTACAGGGCTGTGGCAGACCCACTGGCCACATCCTCCTCTCCATCTTCAGGCCTTCTTCGAGTCATTCTGGCCTGGGGAATGGCCCTCGCACTCAGCCTGCCCATGATGATCACACTCCATTTGGAGGATGGTGAGAACCAGGAGGGCAAGCTGTGTGTGCCTGCCTGGGATGAGCAAAGCTCCAAAGTCTACATGAGCGTGCTCTTCTGCACCAGTATCCTCGGGCCAGGCCTGGCCATTGGGGCACTGTACACGGCTCTGGGTCGCCTCTACTgggtgtcccagacccaccctccCTGGGCAAGCACCAGTGCCTATCCTCCTCGAGCACCCCGGCCAAAGGTTCTGCTACTGATCCTGGGAATAGTCCTTGCTTTCTGGGCCTGCTTCCTCCCCTTCTGGATCTGGCAGCTCCTGCCACTTTACCGCCCAGAGGCGTTGAGGTCCATCCCAACCAGCACTCAGGTCACAgtgaacaggatcctcacaggACTCACCTATGGGAACTCATGCGTGAATCCCTTCTTCTACACCCTATTGACAGGAAAGCACAGGCGCTCACGGCAGATGCTGGCAACAGGGGCCCAGCTGTGCCACAAGGAGAGCCCTCTCCACTAA